The following coding sequences lie in one Arachis ipaensis cultivar K30076 chromosome B05, Araip1.1, whole genome shotgun sequence genomic window:
- the LOC107644955 gene encoding mitochondrial import inner membrane translocase subunit PAM16 like 2 isoform X2, with product MAAKILANLIVMGGGILARAVVQAYRQALTNASKNGVAQEAIQNTIRRASKAMSEQEARQILGVTEETPWEEIVRKYDTLFENNAKNGSFYLQSKVHRAKECLEAVHQSKGQGPQASSSTPS from the exons GCAGCAAAGATTCTTGCAAACTTGATTGTGATGGGAGGGGGCATCTTGGCAAGAGCAGTTGTTCAGGCATATCGCCAAGCGCTTACTA ATGCCTCGAAAAATGGTGTTGCGCAAGAGGCAATACAAAATACGATCCGCAGGGCCAGCAAAGCCATGAGCGAGCAAGAGGCTCGGCAGATACTTGGCGTGACCGAAGAAACTCCCTGGGAGGAGATTGTGAGG AAATACGACACATTGTTTGAGAATAACGCGAAGAATGGGAGTTTCTACCTGCAATCAAAAGTTCATCGCGCCAAGGAATGTTTAGAAGCTGTTCATCAAAGCAAGGGTCAGGGTCCCCAGGCTAGTAGTAGTACTCCTAGTTGA